One part of the Verrucomicrobiia bacterium genome encodes these proteins:
- a CDS encoding SEL1-like repeat protein: MTTGLPAEAGVPDTRNAAFRRQRPPSLTDYRGLRYSIVFLPVEPQDALARAPTQMAVFELNCNEGKSLMKLQDYVSAERTGEAEQGCQGKQTEWLDLYEIKLSGPQFLVVDASFVPSAEDGLLIEAPPGQYEVRAKCIDYGGDARISRLRVSLKGTQPELGPELGKTWTDTAMTGCCDYEVFLKAWGNDDEASYEKISGTIEESDSHGIAVLAPGTEAVMPFVRSGFGDGSYQVFELLDGTKRAGFEIEFISESERYPFPPSPAALARKLKAAAEKGDADAQWRLGECYREGEGGNQDFKEAFKWHSLASENGHAEAAFRLGTYFGNGHGVEKDLQKAKEMYELAASRGSANAVNNLGRAYHNGLGVPKDLAKAAAHYLEAAEKGNAAAQCNIAIFYHMGTGVAQNMEQAIKWYRLAADQHQPVAECHLGHCYLEGLGVPKDAQKAVHFFQHGAISGHATSQYNLGYCYETGQGIEQDFAKAVTWYRKAASRELPVAQTKLAVLMKKGQGTQKNLPGAVDLFRKAAEKGFAEAQYHLGLLHEIGEGVTLDPIEACKWFQKAAASGEKEASEHLNVLLAKLTGAQKTGLEVTDCPKQ; this comes from the coding sequence GTGACTACGGGGCTGCCGGCTGAAGCCGGCGTTCCGGACACGCGGAACGCCGCCTTTAGGCGGCAGCGCCCGCCGTCACTAACCGATTACCGAGGTTTACGTTATTCAATTGTTTTCCTTCCGGTTGAGCCGCAAGATGCGCTGGCGAGAGCGCCAACGCAGATGGCGGTGTTTGAATTGAACTGCAACGAAGGAAAGAGCCTTATGAAATTGCAGGATTACGTGAGCGCCGAACGAACTGGCGAAGCAGAGCAAGGGTGTCAGGGCAAGCAAACTGAATGGCTCGATCTTTATGAGATCAAGCTAAGCGGACCACAATTCTTGGTCGTAGATGCGAGCTTTGTTCCATCGGCCGAGGACGGCCTACTAATTGAGGCTCCGCCTGGGCAATACGAGGTTCGGGCCAAATGCATCGATTATGGAGGCGACGCCCGTATATCGCGCCTGCGGGTCTCTCTGAAAGGCACGCAGCCAGAACTTGGGCCGGAGCTTGGGAAAACTTGGACAGATACAGCGATGACCGGTTGCTGTGATTATGAGGTATTTTTAAAAGCATGGGGAAATGATGATGAGGCCTCTTACGAGAAGATAAGCGGGACGATTGAGGAATCGGACAGCCATGGAATTGCGGTGTTGGCCCCCGGGACGGAAGCCGTGATGCCCTTCGTCCGTTCAGGATTCGGAGATGGGTCATATCAGGTTTTCGAACTTCTAGACGGAACAAAGCGCGCAGGCTTTGAGATCGAATTCATCTCGGAGAGCGAGCGATATCCATTTCCACCGAGCCCCGCGGCATTGGCCAGGAAGCTAAAAGCAGCAGCGGAAAAAGGGGACGCCGATGCACAATGGCGGCTGGGCGAATGTTACCGCGAGGGCGAGGGTGGCAATCAGGATTTTAAGGAAGCATTCAAATGGCACAGTTTGGCATCCGAAAATGGCCACGCTGAAGCGGCATTTCGATTGGGCACTTATTTTGGAAATGGGCATGGGGTCGAGAAAGACCTCCAAAAAGCCAAGGAAATGTACGAGCTTGCTGCCAGCCGAGGTAGTGCCAACGCGGTTAACAACCTTGGACGCGCTTATCACAATGGTCTGGGTGTGCCGAAGGACTTAGCCAAAGCTGCCGCGCATTATCTGGAGGCTGCGGAAAAAGGAAATGCAGCAGCGCAGTGCAACATCGCGATATTCTATCACATGGGCACGGGGGTTGCGCAGAACATGGAACAGGCGATTAAGTGGTATCGCCTGGCCGCCGACCAGCATCAGCCTGTAGCGGAATGTCACCTGGGCCACTGCTATTTGGAAGGTCTGGGAGTACCCAAAGACGCCCAGAAAGCAGTTCACTTTTTTCAACACGGAGCCATTTCTGGGCACGCGACAAGCCAGTATAACCTTGGGTACTGTTATGAAACCGGTCAAGGGATCGAGCAAGATTTCGCCAAAGCCGTCACGTGGTATCGCAAAGCAGCTTCCAGGGAATTGCCCGTTGCCCAGACAAAGCTGGCGGTTCTGATGAAGAAGGGGCAGGGGACACAAAAGAATTTACCCGGAGCTGTGGACCTTTTCCGTAAGGCAGCGGAGAAAGGTTTTGCAGAAGCTCAATACCATTTAGGACTCCTCCATGAGATTGGCGAGGGTGTGACGCTCGATCCGATTGAGGCCTGCAAGTGGTTTCAGAAAGCTGCCGCCAGCGGAGAAAAGGAGGCATCGGAGCACCTGAATGTTCTCCTGGCTAAATTGACCGGTGCCCAGAAGACAGGGCTCGAAGTGACAGACTGCCCGAAGCAATGA